In one Lolium rigidum isolate FL_2022 chromosome 3, APGP_CSIRO_Lrig_0.1, whole genome shotgun sequence genomic region, the following are encoded:
- the LOC124700928 gene encoding 60S ribosomal protein L7-3-like → MSSEAAKVVPESFLKKAKRAEGWAAEAKTKAVEEKKKSTENRKVIFARAKQYAEEYDAQEKELVQLKREARLKGGFYVSPEAKLLFVVRIRGINAMHPKTKKILQLLRLRQIFNGVFLKVNKATINMLRRVEPYVAYGYPNLKSVRELIYKRGYGKLNKQRIPLSNNKVIEEGLGKHNIICIEDLVHEILSVGPHFKEANNFLWPFKLKAPLGGLKKKRNHYVEGGDAGNRENYINQLVRRMN, encoded by the exons ATGTCGTCGgaggcggccaaggtggtgccggaGAGCTTCCTCAAGAAGGCGAAGCGGGCCGAGGGCTGGGCCGCCGAGGCCAAGACCAAGGCCgtcgaggagaagaagaagtccaccgAGAACCGCAAGGTCATCTTCGCCCGCGCCAAGCAGTACGCCGAGGAGTACGATGCTCAG GAGAAGGAGCTAGTTCAGCTTAAGCGTGAGGCTAGGTTGAAGGGTGGGTTCTACGTCAGCCCTGAGGCCAAGCTTCTGTTTGTTGTCCGTATCCGTGG TATCAATGCTATGCACCCAAAGACCAAGAAGATCTTGCAGCTTCTGCGTTTGAGGCAG ATCTTCAATGGAGTGTTCCTGAAGGTCAACAAGGCCACCATCAACATGCTGCGCAGGGTTGAGCCATATGTTGCATATGG GTACCCCAACCTGAAGAGTGTTAGGGAGTTGATCTACAAGAGGGGCTATGGAAAGCTCAACAAACAAAGGATTCCTCTGTCCAACAACAAAGTCATCGAGGAG GGTCTGGGAAAGCACAACATCATCTGCATTGAGGACCTTGTCCATGAGATCCTGAGCGTTGGCCCACACTTCAAGGAGGCCAACAACTTCCTCTGGCCATTCAAGCTGAAGGCGCCTCTGGGTGGCCtcaagaagaagaggaaccaCTACGTTGAGGGTGGTGACGCTGGTAACCGTGAGAACTACATCAACCAGCTGGTCAGGAGGATGAACTAG